GCTGCTGATAAGTTAACAATATTCGTTTCTCATCTTTGGATTGTAGTATCCTCCGAGTTCACCTTCATGATGTGATTCCTTTTAGGTAGGACCTGACTCTTTCATTCACTGCATGGGGGTGCTGCCTCCCTTCACCATCTTTTCTGTTTTTAGAAGGAAAAGTGGGAAGGAGAAGCAAACATATTTATTTTGCCGCTTCTTGCTCCTAACCCTTCCCAAATCGCGTTGTGTTGCTTTTGTTATTTCTGAGACCCTCTGTTCAAATCTTGCTCTCGGAAGTAGTTTCTCTATCCTGTCATCCTTGGAGATCATTGACCTTACCGACCTATACACAACTTGCCAGGTATGGTTTCTGCTTAGTTTGTTCTGCTGACTTATGACAGTGGTTTACATGCGCCAGTAACtttgttccttttctctttcaggTTGTGAGAATCTGGAGGCTGCTTTTTCTAAAAGGAAATGCTCATAAGTACAGCACTTTGAAGGGCAAATCTTTGAAGGGAAAGTACTAGCTGTTTCTTCGGTCCAGTCAGTTGTGTCTTTAGCCACAGTAAGTGTTGTGTAGCTGTGAGAACTAGTTTGTTTCCCTTGTATGCTGTATTTCGTGTTGATCACGGTTTATCTATAGAGTTATCGGCAAGTAAGCACTTGTGGTGGAGGTGTAGTCGTGTTTTTGGAAGTTGATTGTGCTTTACATTGTAAATGCCTTCCTTTAGATGAAACTCTAGCGTCCTATCAAGTATTGACTTTATAGAATGGTGGCTTTGCTTTTAGACTCTTTCTAATTCTCATGCCTTATAAATTATGGTACACTCCTTTGTTATTTCAATTCCTTGTGGGGTTTTCGGTGCTGAGTACTATAGCCCTGAGCTGTTTCGGTCGAAGATGGTGCGACAAGGGCAACTGGGGTGATCACTATCTTTCGCTGAATTGCTTGTGAGCTGTTTCCAGAACCCATAAAGCAATATGGTCTCTTTTTGGAATGGCATAAAGAAATTTCTAATGCCTTTATATATTCCCGGTGTTGATCATTATACATCAAGCTTCGtttggaaagaagaaagaaagaacctgTCGTTGTCACTTTGCAATGCTTTCTTTTCCAGGTGCCCTGAGGTTCGGCATCtttgttcttgaaaaaaattctcttgCTTTTCGCATGCGTACTTTCTCTTTGCATGAAAGGCGCTGGGTAGAAAGCATGAGAGTTTTGCTGGTTTCCTTCCATTCGCCATTTCGTCCATAGGATCCTATGTACCTTGatcaattgaaagtttgatTCGATTTGAAATCACGTCTTCATCCATAGGATCCCATGTCCTGTGATTAATCGGAAGATAAATTCGATCTGAATTACGCTACTcagtttcaaaaaatgatatcGGGGTTGGTCACACATCATAGGAGTTCTGCAACACGAGGTTCTAATCTTGAAAGGTCATTGctttaaacaaaacaaagacgGTTTAGTCTGGCTAGTGGCCACCATATCTCGTATTGTTGAGATATCGAATTTACAGCTGCAAGAAGAAGTTCGTTCAACCCAAGGTCGATAAAGCCATATTCTAGCACGTCAAATGACAAATCACATTTTATTTCCTAAACCATGGAAATTTTACAGAAGAAGAAAGGCGTTTTGATAGTAATGGAAATCCGAGCCGATATTCGGGGCGTGCTGTAGTGATAAGATCGAATACTGAAAAGATAGTCGAAGCATCAAGAGTCGTGTGAGATCGTTTGCGTAGATTTCAAACTAAGGAGGCGTGCTGTAGTGATACATCTATCTATCGTCTGATTGAAACCGGAATTGACTAATTGAAATCGGAATTGAGAGAATACTCGCTTTTATACTCATCATGTGTCGCCTGTTTTATCTCTCTGATTTTCACATGCAAAGTCACAAGGATAACGACGCCACATGGGTCGCATGGATAACGATGCCACATGGCACATATTCGATTAAATAACATTAATTCATTGATTTGCCATCACCAAACTTCTATTGCCTAATAAACTTAAGTTTGAAAATGGATAAAAGAGAACATCCTTTAAAGGTACTCTTCAATGTACATGACCTATATTTTACAACCCTTTCCgaacatttttctttgattgatcttcgtgattgaaaatttgaagaaagcaaataaagatAAGATATCTTTAGGAAAAAGTATCAATaagttataaatatattatattgatacaaattcagttataaatcatttaattgaaccaatttaattGTAAGCATTTTTCACATTGATATTAATTGGGtttatttggctaatttaagtTGTAAATTGTTGATGTAGACATCAACTATTCTATGAGATATGATTGGTTTTGACATAAtcctttcaattaaattttaaatcttttttcatttttttatctatctaattttatttttttccctttttccttgtttCCCTCTCCAATTGCCAGACTCTATGATGGTCAATGGAGGTTGCTAGTTGCCAGCAAGGGCAAGGGTTGAGACGCTTTCATTGGCCGGTGAGGGTTGGTGAGGGCTGAACAAGGTCGCTCCTTGCCATTGTTAGAGAGTGGTGAGGCTTGCCATCTATGTAAGGCTGCCCCTCGCGGGCGTCTAGTGATGTGATGGCGAGGGTCATTGCCATCTTGCCTAGCTCTCACTAAAGGCTGGCGACAAGCAaagggaaataggaaaaaaagaaaaaaagaacaagaaaagaaaaaaaaggaaaaaaagagaagataataagaaaaaaaaatgtcaatattaACACTAGCTATACCACGTATAACAGACATCATTCACGTCAACAATATCCGACATAACTTTTAATAGTTATGGCTTTTGTTTTTCATGTCCCAATACGTTTAAAATAAACTTGAGATgaatttaaaataatgaataatgaATATAGCATATTTAGAGGGACGTCGACTTAATTTGAACAATAATAAAACGTAAATAATTGTAgctaatttatatattcaatatacatataTCTAggatttagttatttattttcatttatttactcTCATTTTTGACATCTACATAAAATAAGTTGTAAAGAAAGATAATGTTCAGTTTTAACTCTAGTGATTATAGCAATTGACCTAACCTTGTAAGGGAAAAGAGAGActtatttattcaatttttattctctCGCCTCACAGTGAAATAACTTTTCCTCACTTAAACGAAATAGTTTTCCAATTAACAGAAGGGGTCGCCACAATTCCAGACTCTCAAGGGGCCACCTCAAAGCGCACAAATCCAGGATCTTAATAATCAAACATCAAATAATCTGTACAAGCATTCGATCATAGGTCATTGTCCTCCGGTGCCATTGCCTAAGTAAAATTTCTCTCTCGTCTTATGGAAAAACCACTTATTTCGTATCATCTTTGGCCTATAATTTCACCAGTGGCTTCAAATGCACAGTAACATATCAGAAGGTTTTCGCCTTGATCAGCCAAAACATGCAACAAAATTAGTTCCCTTCACAAGGGTCAAGATCCAAGAGTGACCAAATTCTTGCCTGCTTCACTGGTATTCAAATTTGTATCAGTCAAACAGCATACTCCAGCTTTTCAACAGATGAAACAACATAGACGACCCAAAAGAATTTCACGGTTCACAAACACATGAAGAGACGGGCAAAAGGACACTCCTGTGTTCAATGAGAAACCAAACGCTACAACCACAAGAGTGCTACCCTCTTACATTTCATCCATCtgccaaaaaagggaaagaaaaaaaaatattacaaccTTCACCTAAACTCTAAACAGCGCACACCCGAGAATAGTACCACGGCACCGACTCATCGGAGCCGCCTGTCGCCAAGCTGGCCTCTCGCTCCCAATTGTAAGAACATCCACATCGGAGAGTGGTTTAATGTCCCAATTCCATCTGTCGGGACCAATAACCCCTCCGATCACATAAATTTCATCCCTCAACCCAATCATGGCGAACCCAATTCTCCTTCGGAACTCATGGGCAGAGACTGTGGGCTTCCTCTCATTCCCATCTAGCTTACAAATGAACGATTGGCTCATAACATAGAGTGAACCCTGAACTACAGCCATTGGACCTTGGGGTAGCCCACTGTAATCCTTTACGGTCCATTCCAGAGCCACATGGTCCAAGACTTGCACAGTGGACAGCCCCTTATGCAGTACATGCACTTTTCCCTCGATCACCATACCTGAGCACGCTGAATTGTGGGTCCGGTGGAGGTCAGGTATCTGGACCCATAAGTCTTTATCAGGATCGTACATCTCAGCTTGGGAAATTGATTTCCGACAGCTGGTAAATCCACCGGCAACGACAATTTTTCCATTCAAAGCACAACAAGCAAACATAGCACGAGGTACAAGCATGGAAGCATGCGAAGCCCACTGCCTTGTAACTGGATCATACGACCACACTTCATTGGTGGCAAAGCTTCCATCTTGGTCACCAGTCTGTGGATCAACTGCATCACTGCCACCACCAATCACAAATAACTTCCCAGCAGTGGAGACTGTGCCAAAATGGGATAGGTGCCTGATTTTTGATGGAAGAACAGGA
This region of Eucalyptus grandis isolate ANBG69807.140 chromosome 8, ASM1654582v1, whole genome shotgun sequence genomic DNA includes:
- the LOC104428872 gene encoding F-box/kelch-repeat protein SKIP30; protein product: MSGLIEGLPDAVALRCLARVPFHLHPTLELVSRSWKAAIRSPELFKARQEVGSAEDLLCVCAFDPENLWQLYDPLRDLWITLPVLPSKIRHLSHFGTVSTAGKLFVIGGGSDAVDPQTGDQDGSFATNEVWSYDPVTRQWASHASMLVPRAMFACCALNGKIVVAGGFTSCRKSISQAEMYDPDKDLWVQIPDLHRTHNSACSGMVIEGKVHVLHKGLSTVQVLDHVALEWTVKDYSGLPQGPMAVVQGSLYVMSQSFICKLDGNERKPTVSAHEFRRRIGFAMIGLRDEIYVIGGVIGPDRWNWDIKPLSDVDVLTIGSERPAWRQAAPMSRCRGTILGCALFRV